The stretch of DNA GCCCCTAGCTATCGCCATGAAATCAACCAAGCCAGCGCTCATGGCGAGTTGAAACGCATCGAGTGTTTCAAGGCCAACATAATGCTCCAGTCCTTCAGCGTCGATCCGAGCGTTTTCGGAACTCACGCCTAAGGCGAGGAGAAATGATTCAACAATCCGGTGACGCACGCGGACCTCTTCTGCCATTGTGCGACCCGCATCGGTGAGGAAAATTCCACGATAGGGTTTGCGGGCAACAAGCCCTTCGTCCGTGAGGCGGATCAGCATTTTTGCAACGGTCGGCTGCGATACGCCGAGACGTTCTGCAAGATCGACCTGACGTGCCTCCTGGCCTTCATCGAGAAGATCGGCAATCAGTTCTACGTAATCCTCTACCAGAGCGTTTTGCCTCGCGCGGCGGTTGGCGCGAAACCCTTCAGAATGAGTTTCTGCATCAAGGAGCATGTCAGATGTGTTCACGGGGTGCTCCCATTATGTTTCGTTAAAGCGCTCATATCTTCAGCAAGTTACGCGAAAAACATTATTCCTTCTAGCATACATCATCACGGCAAGAATAATATGTTAGAAGCTATGGGAGTATCGTTATGCACCAATAATTTTCTTATGCTTTTTATTATAGCATATTGCATATTATTCGTAGCCACGATCTAATGCTTATCATGTCCCTCGATCCTCGAATCAGCGCTTCCGCGTCGTCCTGCAAAAGAACCGTCTGGCGTTTTACCAAGCCGATAGAAGGCGAGGGGAATAGTCTTTCGGAGGTCTTTGCCAGCGTAAGGCTTCCGGCGGCCAATGCGCCTTGGCTTCAACGTTTTCTGGCTTTTGTAGGCCCGGGCTATATGGTTGCAGTGGGCTATATGGATCCTGGTAACTGGGCGACAGACCTACAGGGCGGCGCGCAGTTCGGCTATACTTTGCTCTCCGTTATCATGCTGTCGAACCTGATGGCGATCCTGCTTCAGGCGCTGTCGGCGCGGTTGGGCATCGCAACCGGGCGCGATCTTGCCCAAGCCTGCCGGGACCATTTTCCGCCGATTATCAACATCATGCTATGGCTGGCTTGCGAACTAGCCATTATCGCTTGTGACTTAGCGGAGGTCATTGGCACAGCCGTCGCCCTCCAGCTGCTTTTCGGCATTTCCATATTGGTAGGTGCGCTGATCTCGGTGCTTGATGCCTTCGTCGTTCTATTTTTGATGAACCGAGGATTTCGTTATCTAGAAGCTTTCATCATAGGCCTTCTGAGCATCATCGCCCTCTGCTTTGCCGTTCAGGTCGTAGCAGCGGCCCCACCACTTACAAGCATAGTGACGGGTTTTCTTCCTTCGACCGAAATCGTCACTAACAACCGCATGCTCTACATCGCGATCGGCATCATCGGGGCAACGGTTATGCCCCATAATCTGTATCTGCATTCCTCGATCGTGCAGACCCGCGCTTTCGAACGGACGTCTGCTGGACGGCGAGAGGCGATCCGCTGGGCTACATGGGACAGCACGATTGCACTCATGCTGGCACTGTTCATCAATGCCGCTATCCTGATCGTCGCAGCGGCCGCCTTTCATACTACCGGGCATCAGGATGTTGCGGAGATTGAGGATGCCTATCGCCTATTGTCTCCAATCCTGGGGTTAGGCATCGCTTCCACGTTGTTTGCCGTGGCGCTGCTCGCCGCGGGCACGAACTCAACCATTACTGGCACATTGGCAGGTCAGATCATTATGGAAGGGTTTTTGCGACTTCGCATCCCGCACTGGGCGCGCCGTCTGCTGACACGGGGTCTAGCGGTCTTTCCTGTCGTGATCGTAACAGCAATCTATGGCAACAGCGGCGTGGGGCAACTCCTGCTATTCAGCCAAGTAATCTTATCTATGCAACTGCCCTTCGCTGTCATTCCGCTAGTCCTATTTGTCTCAGACCGGAACAAGATGGGTGAGTTCGTGATTTCGCGAAAGCTCACGGTAATTTCGTGGATCGTGGCGATCACCATCTTGGTTCTGAACTTCAAACTGCTCGTTAATACGATTTTCTAGGCTCGTTTGCCCTCGGGTCTTTCTACGGAGAGATGTAATTTCATGCGCACAATTAAATATAGTAAATGCTATTCTTATAAGCTAATGCATTTTAGAAAAACGAATGGCTATGACTTCGAATGGTCCTTCGTGGCGGCACGAACCATGTTTTGTTCGTACATCGCTGTTGGGTTGATCTGGTGCAACATGAATGCAGCGGATGCTGCCGAGATCTCAACGCATGAACCAAGAGCGACGACAGCGAAGCCTGTAAAAGCGACGCAGGGTGCCAAGTCTGGAAATCAACGAGGCAAAAAAAGTGCAGGAAAGGCAATCGCGTCCGAAAACCCAAACGCGGCTGGCGACGAATCGAATACCCCTGAGCATATTAACATCCTCGGCCATCTTAATCGGGAGCGCGCCCGCATTTTTCCAGGGCTGGGAGCGGTAGATTATCATATCGATCAGCGTCAGATCGGAGTGACGCCCGGCGGGCAGAATGCGGCGTTCAGTCAAATTCTTCTTCGAGTGCCTGGCGTTGTGCTGGACAGCTATGGTGAGGTTCACGTGCGCGGCGAGCATGGTGGCCTGACCTACCGTGTCAACGACGTGCTGCTGCCAGAAGGCCTGAACGGCTTTGGGCAGGAATTAGATACCCGTATTATCCAGTCGGTCGATCTTTTAACTGGCACCTTGCCGGCGCAATTCGGCTTTCGGACCGCCGGGGTGGTCGACGTGACCACTAAGACCGGCGATATTCTGAAGCATAATCAGGTTTCGCTTTATGGCGGTAGTTACAACACGTTTGTCCCGTCCATTCAGCTCGGTGGCCACCATGGAAAATTGGATTATTTCACGACGTTATCGTTTACCCGCAATAATATCGGGATTGAAAATCCGAGTGATACATTTCGGGCAGTTCATGATGTGACGGAGCAGGAAAAGGCCTTTTCTTATCTTTCTTATCATATCGACGATATCAGCCGCGTGACGCTTCTAACCAGCGCGTCCTATGCGGATTTCGAGATTCCCAATTCGTTCAAAACATTCGATGTGAACAGTCCCGACTACACCACCATCTATGATGTGGCTGGTATAAATCCTCATGATCCGTCCATGCACTGGTCCAAACTAGATGACAGCCAAACGGAGCAGAATTATTACGCGGTTCTCTCCTATCAGCGCACGAAGGACAAGCTGAATATCCAGGCCTCACCGTATTTTCGCTATGGACGAATTGATTATACGCCCGATCCTGCTCGGGACTTGGTCTATCAAGGTGTGTCCGAGCATGAAGTGAACGATTTCACGACCGGCGGTATGCAGTTCGATCTCTCCTATGATATTGCGCCGTCTCATACGTTGCGGGCAGGTATTCTAGGGCAATATACGTCCGAGCGGCTCGATACCAATACACTGGCTTTCCCTGCCGATGAGCAGGGAAATCAAAGTTCGAACGTTCCCACTCGGCTGATTGACAATACCGCAAACTGGTCCGTCGAAGCGGGCGCCTATATTCAGGATGAATACAAGATTACCCGTAACCTCACTTTTAATTACGGTATTCGCTACGATCGCTTCGCGTCGTCTTTCGATAATGAAGGCCAGTTGAGTCCACGCGCGAACATGGTCTGGAAGCCGACATGCACCACGACCCTACATATCGGTTATTCACGTTACTTTGCGCCCCCGTCGCCTCAGTATGTGTATCCCTCTACACTCGCCCGGTTTGCAGGGACGACCAATGCGGCCGCCAATATGATTGACCACGGCACGAAAGTTGAAAAATCAAACTATGTCGACGGTGGCCTTCTTCAGCGCATCACGCCCGAACTCCAGATCACTCTCGATGCTTATGCCAAATGGGCACATGATTTAACCGATCTCGGCCAGTTTGGACGGGCGGTTATCCTTGCACCATTCAGCTATAAGCGCGGTCGAGTTTATGGCGCTGAATTCGGTACTTCTTGGAAGCACGGCCCCTGGTCGTTGCTCGGAAATTTCTCCTATGTGAAAACGGCCGCGCGCGACATCAACTCCGCGCAATATCAGTTTCCAACAGGCGAACTGGCGTACATCAAAGCCCATCCCATACAGCTTGATCACCAAGGAGAATTCACGGCCACGGCTGGCGCTTCATGGACCACAAAACACGATATGGCTTATGTCGATTTCGTTTACGGCTACGGTCTGCGGAGCGGTTTCGCCAATTTAGAGAAAGAGCCCGAATATGACATATTCAATATCGGCTATCAGCATACTTTCACGAAGGTTCCTCTGGGGCACGACATCAAAATTCGCGCCGATGTCGTCAATCTCTTCGACAAACGCTATCAGATTAGAAACGGAAGCGGCGTCGGTATTTATCAAGCGCAATATGGGCAGCGACGCGGAACTTTTTTCTCAGTCGTTTCGGAGTTTTGAGGCTCTGTTGCACGATTTGTTAAATGAATGTTGTGATGCCTTTCATGTTTTTTTGCTACGCGACTGCAGGAGTGACCGGGGTTCCGAGCGCTGTGAAGCGATTGAGGATGGCGACACGGATGTGAACCGTGAGTTGGCGGTCGAAATCCCGTGCTGTCAGACGCTGGCCCAGTCGCTGGATGCAGTGCATTTTCGTCTCGACGCGGCTTCGTCGATGATAACCGCTCCATCGTCTCCAGTTGGCCCGTCCGAGATGCTTGCAAGTCTGTAGAGCGTCATTTCGGGCGATGGCACCCGGTGATGTGAGGCGCCATGGTGTTGCGTTCTTTCGAGGAGGGATGACAGCCTGAGCACTGCGACTGGCAATGGTTTCATGGGATCGCCTCGTATCATACGCTCCATCGGCCGTGACGCTGGCGATGTCCTCATCTTCAGGGATCTGTTCCAAAAGGGCGGGCAGGACCGGGGCATCACCGATCTCGTTTCCCGTCATTTCTACGGCCCTGATTTTCAGAGATCCTGCGTCGATCCCGATAGGGAGTTTACGCCAGAGACGACGTTTCGAACCGCCATGTTTGCGCCTGTGCCATTCACCTTCTCCTTCGACCTTGATCCCGGTGCTATCGATCAGAAGAGGGAGCGGACCGTTCGAACCGCGATACGCGATATCGACCGTCAGGACTTCCTGTCGGCGGCTCAGCGTGCTGAAATCCGGCACCGACCACGCAAGTCCGGCCAGAGGCAGGAGACTTTCAACGTCAGGCAGGTCTGGATCGCAGCATCGCTGTCACTCTGTCGCCGTCCCCGACGTCTTGTCGGAAGACCTTCCCAATTCATGGATGGGTCAAACCATACCGCCAGATATCCACGCTTCTTCAGCGCTGCGTTGTAGGAGGACCAGTTCGTCGTGCGGTATCGCGTGGGCTTCGGCTTGCTCATCACTCCCAGCTACCAGTCTGGATTCATTTCGTGCATCCAATACGAGCATTACGCAACAAAGCCTCTCGGGAGTATCAGCCTACTCGCTTTCGAAGCCAAGGCCGCGTAAAAAGGATCACATACCGGCACAATACCGTTACAAGGCCAAACGCATGAAACAACGGGGCAAGCCACATAAACTGATCATCGTCGCTATGGCACGGCGTCTCGTCACAATCGCCAATGCCGTTCTTAAAACAGAACAGCCGTGGCGCGTGCTGCCTACCGCCTAAACACAGTTGCTAGATAGAAGATATTTCAAAGTATCGCTTACTTATTTTGTGATGAGCTGTACCGCAATCGTTGCTCCCGCCGGACCGATGGCGAGATCGGCATCGTCAAAGCTGGGGGGACCGAAACGCATTTTCGGGTTCCGTGAAAAACCGAGTGGTTCTTGAGGGATGCCAAAGAAGTTGCGCTTGAGTTTGCCGTTATTGTCTCGATCTTGAAACACCTGAACCGCATAAGTTCCTGGCGATACATCGTTCAATTTTGCTTCGGCATGCTGTGGAACCGAAGGTAATCTCACATGGTAGTGGCAAGCCGGCTTTAAAAACTCTCCTCGGTCACAGAGCGCAATTCGGATCGTGCCTTGCGCATCGGGAATATTATCGATGGCGACGGTCACAGTGGCTGCTTTTACCTGTGGCGCATAGGCAGCCCCTATGGCGATAAAGAACAGAGCTTTGGCATGTTTCATGTCGTGTGATTCCCCTGATAAATGCGTCCACGCCACTGTGTCGGGTAACCGAGTTTTTGTGCGATGAAGGACTGCCACTGCAAGATAAGCAAAAGCGCTACGCCCAATGGGCTCAACAAAACGCTACGCCAGTTTTGGTGGAATTTAACGGCAAGAAGCGCGCGGAAAGCCAAGCTGGCCAAGCGTGCGAGCCACAGGGTCGCAGAAGAGCGACATACGAACGGCACGATATGCGCCGTTGCGAGAAGGGCAGTCCAGATCGGCAGACCGACGGGTGTGGCCAGACCTTCCGTTGCGTTCTTTCTGAAACCCGACCAGACTTCGTGATTACGGCGATACATCCGGCAGATGGAAATCGGGGTTGCGTCGATAAGAGCTGTTCGATGGCCGCCCTGGCGGAAAGCTTTGGCAAGGGCCATGCCGTCATGCAGCCGATTACGGATGGTTTCATGCCCTCCGACAGCATGATAGGCTTTCGCATCGACCATAATGAGTTGTCCGCAAGCCGCAGTGAAAGCCGTGCGTGCGCCTTGATCGAGGAAAAGCGGTAAGTAACCCATGAGCAGAACATGAATGATTGGAATAAGCGACCATTCGAGCCATTTGATGGTAATTTGTTGAGGAACGCCGCTGATCATTCCAAGCGTTGGAGATGAACAAAGTTTTTCAGCCAAGCGCGCTATGCCGTCTGCTCGAATGCGCACATCCGCATCCAGGAAAAGCAGGATATCGTAGCGTGCTGCTTCCGCAAGTTGAGAACAGGCATGGTTTTTCCCGCACCAATTGGCGGGCAGAGGACGAGAGGCGATAATTTTTACCCGTGTATCTGTATATTCACGTACAATATTGCCTGTGCCATCTGTTGAGTGATCATCGAGCACGATCAATTCGAGTTCTACGTTTCGGGACGCCAGGATGGCTTCTATCGCACCTCGGATGGTTGCCGCTTCATTGCGCGCTGGGATCAGAACCGAAACACTCCGCGCGCGTGTGGACGCGGGCGGTGGGCGTAGGAAAAACAAATTTCCTATGGAAACGGTGAGCGGAAGGGCTGCCGCCAAAAGAATAATTTTCTCGATGAGAGGCTTCATGGCGTGTGCCGGGCCTGAAATTTGTGTCCCTGGCTCCATGCACGTAGTCTGCGGAAACTATCGTAAATTCCGCCGATTCCTGCGCTTCCGCGCTCGAGGATTTTGAAGCAATCCGGATCTCGGGTAAGGCTTTTTTTGGCTAGTGTATCCATCGTCGTTGTGAGGGCATCTTCGATGCTTTTTCTGATATCGTTGATCGAATCTTTGGAAAAATCCTGGTATTTTAAGGGAGCTCCAAATTGGAGAAGCGCTTCAGGTCGGCTCTCGGACCAGAAAACATATTCAATGGCCAAAGGAACGACCGAAACGCCGGGAATACGTTTGATCAGATGCGCGATGCCCGGCTCTAGTTCTAACGGGCGCACCCGGGAATCCACAAAACGCCCTTGTGCCGTAATCCAGAGGATATGCTTGGAATTCAGCACATGTTCAGAGGTTTTAAGAAAGCGCCGGATCGATTGAAAATCATTCGGGTCGAGAGGGATTAGTCCGGCACGTCCTAGCAAGGGATACTGCTTTAGCGCTTGCGCATCGATCGGGCCGAAACCTTGCTGCGTTCCAAAAAAATATTGCTGAAGAAAAGCGAAGAGCGCCGGGTCCCACCAGCTTGTATGATTGGAACAGATGATGACGGGCGTATTATCTGCGATATCGGGCTTGTCTCCACAAAGGCGCACGGCGTTGAAGTGGCGCAGCACGCTTCGGCGCATAGCATGAAGCACGAGGAAGGCGATAAGAGGATGACGTCCCGCAATCATATAGAAAGAGCCTGCGGTGTCTGCGCCTCGGACAAATCCCGATCCGCGCAATCGGCTGCGATCCAGCCGGACATGAGCGCCATCGGCATACCGGCGCCGGGGTGAGACGCGCCGCCTGCAAGATAAAGGCCATCCAGTTCCTTTACCCGATTGGCGGGCTTGAAAGCGCCGTTGAGGCGCCCATGACTGGCGAGGCCATAGATAGCGCCCCGCAATGGCGAATAGCGGTCATGTATATCTTGGGGTGTTAGATGATGCTCGACGCGAATACGACTTTCGATATCCGTCATCCCAGCGCAGTTTTTGAGCTTATCGAGAATGATTTGACGATAGCGGGGGAAGAGTTCCGTCCAATTTTGCCCACGGCGAATATAGGGCACATGTGTGAGCACATAGAGCGCTTCGCCGCCTGAGGGCGCAACGGCCGGATCGGTCCCCGCAGGCGCGGCAAGATAACATGTCGGATCTTCCGCCGGGACGCCGCGCCGATAAATGGAATCGAATTCCTCATGCGGATCACGTGAAAAAACGAAATCATGATGTGCAAGATGCTCGTAACGGCGGTCCAAACCCAAATAAAGCACCACCCCCGAGCAGGCCGGACGTCGCCGCCCCCATTTCCGCTCGAATTTCTTAGTGTCCACGCCTTTCACCAATTCCCGCATGGTACGAACGCTGTCCATATTGGAGATGACGGCATCGGCCGCAATCGTCTCGCCCGTTACGGTTTCCACGCCTGCCGCACGGCCATTCCGCTTGAGGATATGGCGTATGCGTGTGGAAGGACGGAATTTGACTCCGAGTTCTTCTGCGAGTTTTGCCAACGCTTCTGGCACGGCGCGTGTGCCCCCCATGGGATACCAAACGCCGTCATTCACTTGCATATGGGCGATACCCGTGAGAACGGCGGGCGCTTGTTGGGGGTTGGAGCCGACATATTGCGTGAAGTGGTCCAACATTTGAGCGGACCGCTCGTCCTTAACGCGCCGCCGGATTTCCCTGGCCAATGTAGAGTCCATGCGCAGCGCTAGCACGTCGCGTAAGGTGGAGGGGTTGAAGCTTGAGCCGAGATCCAGTGTGTCTCCGATGCCGCCGACCGATTTCCAGAAAAAGAAACGCTCCGATATTTGGTGAAGATGCTCGCTGGCGGCGATCAACTCACGATAGCCTGCTCCATCTCCCCCAGATAAGGAGTCCAGACGTTGCGCCATGATATCGACGTTCTCGCAAAGATCGATTTGCGTTCCGTCCTCGAAAAAACAGCGCCATTGCGGATCGAGCCGCCGCAGATCGAGCCGGTCGGACATGCGAACGCCTGCCTCGGAAAAAACGCGCTCCAGCACACGAGGAACCGTTAGGATCGTCGGCCCCATATCGAAACGAAATCCGTCTTTCCGCCACTCCGCCGCCTTGCCGCCGAGCCATTCATTCGCTTCGCAAACAGTAACGTTATTGCCACGTGCGGCCAAAGTGCAGGCGGCGGCAAGCCCG from Kozakia baliensis encodes:
- the mntR gene encoding manganese-binding transcriptional regulator MntR — translated: MLLDAETHSEGFRANRRARQNALVEDYVELIADLLDEGQEARQVDLAERLGVSQPTVAKMLIRLTDEGLVARKPYRGIFLTDAGRTMAEEVRVRHRIVESFLLALGVSSENARIDAEGLEHYVGLETLDAFQLAMSAGLVDFMAIARGTAGKK
- a CDS encoding DUF2141 domain-containing protein — encoded protein: MKHAKALFFIAIGAAYAPQVKAATVTVAIDNIPDAQGTIRIALCDRGEFLKPACHYHVRLPSVPQHAEAKLNDVSPGTYAVQVFQDRDNNGKLKRNFFGIPQEPLGFSRNPKMRFGPPSFDDADLAIGPAGATIAVQLITK
- a CDS encoding Nramp family divalent metal transporter, encoding MSLDPRISASASSCKRTVWRFTKPIEGEGNSLSEVFASVRLPAANAPWLQRFLAFVGPGYMVAVGYMDPGNWATDLQGGAQFGYTLLSVIMLSNLMAILLQALSARLGIATGRDLAQACRDHFPPIINIMLWLACELAIIACDLAEVIGTAVALQLLFGISILVGALISVLDAFVVLFLMNRGFRYLEAFIIGLLSIIALCFAVQVVAAAPPLTSIVTGFLPSTEIVTNNRMLYIAIGIIGATVMPHNLYLHSSIVQTRAFERTSAGRREAIRWATWDSTIALMLALFINAAILIVAAAAFHTTGHQDVAEIEDAYRLLSPILGLGIASTLFAVALLAAGTNSTITGTLAGQIIMEGFLRLRIPHWARRLLTRGLAVFPVVIVTAIYGNSGVGQLLLFSQVILSMQLPFAVIPLVLFVSDRNKMGEFVISRKLTVISWIVAITILVLNFKLLVNTIF
- a CDS encoding glycosyltransferase, with the protein product MKPLIEKIILLAAALPLTVSIGNLFFLRPPPASTRARSVSVLIPARNEAATIRGAIEAILASRNVELELIVLDDHSTDGTGNIVREYTDTRVKIIASRPLPANWCGKNHACSQLAEAARYDILLFLDADVRIRADGIARLAEKLCSSPTLGMISGVPQQITIKWLEWSLIPIIHVLLMGYLPLFLDQGARTAFTAACGQLIMVDAKAYHAVGGHETIRNRLHDGMALAKAFRQGGHRTALIDATPISICRMYRRNHEVWSGFRKNATEGLATPVGLPIWTALLATAHIVPFVCRSSATLWLARLASLAFRALLAVKFHQNWRSVLLSPLGVALLLILQWQSFIAQKLGYPTQWRGRIYQGNHTT
- a CDS encoding phytoene desaturase family protein, with translation MTSRDHAPHVVVIGAGLGGLAAACTLAARGNNVTVCEANEWLGGKAAEWRKDGFRFDMGPTILTVPRVLERVFSEAGVRMSDRLDLRRLDPQWRCFFEDGTQIDLCENVDIMAQRLDSLSGGDGAGYRELIAASEHLHQISERFFFWKSVGGIGDTLDLGSSFNPSTLRDVLALRMDSTLAREIRRRVKDERSAQMLDHFTQYVGSNPQQAPAVLTGIAHMQVNDGVWYPMGGTRAVPEALAKLAEELGVKFRPSTRIRHILKRNGRAAGVETVTGETIAADAVISNMDSVRTMRELVKGVDTKKFERKWGRRRPACSGVVLYLGLDRRYEHLAHHDFVFSRDPHEEFDSIYRRGVPAEDPTCYLAAPAGTDPAVAPSGGEALYVLTHVPYIRRGQNWTELFPRYRQIILDKLKNCAGMTDIESRIRVEHHLTPQDIHDRYSPLRGAIYGLASHGRLNGAFKPANRVKELDGLYLAGGASHPGAGMPMALMSGWIAADCADRDLSEAQTPQALSI
- a CDS encoding lysophospholipid acyltransferase family protein, whose product is MIAGRHPLIAFLVLHAMRRSVLRHFNAVRLCGDKPDIADNTPVIICSNHTSWWDPALFAFLQQYFFGTQQGFGPIDAQALKQYPLLGRAGLIPLDPNDFQSIRRFLKTSEHVLNSKHILWITAQGRFVDSRVRPLELEPGIAHLIKRIPGVSVVPLAIEYVFWSESRPEALLQFGAPLKYQDFSKDSINDIRKSIEDALTTTMDTLAKKSLTRDPDCFKILERGSAGIGGIYDSFRRLRAWSQGHKFQARHTP
- a CDS encoding TonB-dependent receptor, which gives rise to MNAADAAEISTHEPRATTAKPVKATQGAKSGNQRGKKSAGKAIASENPNAAGDESNTPEHINILGHLNRERARIFPGLGAVDYHIDQRQIGVTPGGQNAAFSQILLRVPGVVLDSYGEVHVRGEHGGLTYRVNDVLLPEGLNGFGQELDTRIIQSVDLLTGTLPAQFGFRTAGVVDVTTKTGDILKHNQVSLYGGSYNTFVPSIQLGGHHGKLDYFTTLSFTRNNIGIENPSDTFRAVHDVTEQEKAFSYLSYHIDDISRVTLLTSASYADFEIPNSFKTFDVNSPDYTTIYDVAGINPHDPSMHWSKLDDSQTEQNYYAVLSYQRTKDKLNIQASPYFRYGRIDYTPDPARDLVYQGVSEHEVNDFTTGGMQFDLSYDIAPSHTLRAGILGQYTSERLDTNTLAFPADEQGNQSSNVPTRLIDNTANWSVEAGAYIQDEYKITRNLTFNYGIRYDRFASSFDNEGQLSPRANMVWKPTCTTTLHIGYSRYFAPPSPQYVYPSTLARFAGTTNAAANMIDHGTKVEKSNYVDGGLLQRITPELQITLDAYAKWAHDLTDLGQFGRAVILAPFSYKRGRVYGAEFGTSWKHGPWSLLGNFSYVKTAARDINSAQYQFPTGELAYIKAHPIQLDHQGEFTATAGASWTTKHDMAYVDFVYGYGLRSGFANLEKEPEYDIFNIGYQHTFTKVPLGHDIKIRADVVNLFDKRYQIRNGSGVGIYQAQYGQRRGTFFSVVSEF